A genome region from Nicotiana tabacum cultivar K326 chromosome 13, ASM71507v2, whole genome shotgun sequence includes the following:
- the LOC107805567 gene encoding uncharacterized protein LOC107805567 isoform X2: protein MKHENFIMSMLIPGPDSPGDVIDTYLQPLIEELNELWEIGIETFDASTRQNFKLHASLLWTINDFPAYENLSGWSTKGKLACPCCNIDTSSIRLKNGKKQYFMGHQRYLSLNHKWRNDKESFDGTKEKRLPSKMRSGIEILNQVEDLKGFQLTKDPMKRIKISHDVRKDNWNKRSIFFELPYWKSLLLRYNLDVMHIEKNICDNILGTIMNAKGKTKDTIKTRLDLQEMNIRPELHPIKNGEKYEVPTACYILSPQEKHNICLFLKNLKVPYGFSSNISQCVNLKEHKISSLKSHDCHVLLQHLLPLTLRGMLSKTVCEPLIELSLFFNVLGAKVLRTNDLDQIEAQIPITLCKLEKVSPPSFFVIMVHLPTHLANEAKLAGPVQYRLMYL, encoded by the coding sequence ATGAAACATGAAAATTTCATTATGTCCATGCTTATTCCTGGTCCCGATAGTCCAGGTGATGTAATTGACACATATCTTCAACCCTTGATAGAGGAATTAAATGAGTTGTGGGAAATTGGTATTGAGACATTTGATGCATCAACTCGACAGAATTTTAAGTTACATGCTTCTTTGTTATGGACCATCAATGACTTTCCAGCATATGAAAATTTATCTGGATGGAGTACAAAAGGTAAATTGGCATGTCCATGTTGCAACATTGACACTTCCTCAATCAGATTGAAGAATGGTAAGAAACAATATTTTATGGGTCATCAGCGTTACCTTTCTCTTAATCACAAATGGAGGAATGATAAGGAATCATTTGATGGCACAAAAGAGAAAAGGCTCCCATCAAAAATGCGTTCTGGTATTGAGATACTTAATCAAGTGGAAGATCTTAAAGGGTTCCAATTGACAAAGGATCCAATGAAAAGGATCAAGATATCACATGATGTTCGAAAagataattggaataagaggagTATCTTTTTTGAACTTCCATACTGGAAATCTCTCTTGTTGCGATATAATTTGGATGTTATGCATATCGAAAAAAATATTTGTGATAATATTTTGGGGACGATAATGAATGCCAAAGGAAAGACCAAGGATACCATTAAAACTCGACTAGATTTGCAAGAAATGAACATTAGACCGGAATTGCACCCTATTAAAAATGGAGAAAAATATGAAGTTCCAACTGCATGTTATATATTATCTCCCCAAGAAAAGCACAACATATGCCTTTTCTTAAAGAATTTAAAGGTTCCATATGGATTTTCGTCTAATATTTCTCAATGTGTTAACTTGAAAGAGCATAAGATTTCTAGCTTAAAGAGTCATGATTGTCATGTTCTTCTACAACATTTACTCCCTCTTACACTACGTGGTATGTTGTCTAAAACTGTGTGTGAACCCCTTATCGAGttgtctttattttttaatgtGTTGGGAGCAAAGGTATTAAGGACTAATGACTTGGATCAGATTGAAGCTCAAATTCCTATAACTCTTTGTAAGTTAGAAAAGGTCTCCCCTCCTTCATTTTTTGTTATCATGGTGCACTTGCCTACTCACTTAGCTAATGAAGCTAAGCTTGCTGGACCTGTTCAGTATCGGTTGATGtatctgtaa